The DNA segment GTCATGATAATCTATCCAGCTGGATCAGTTAGTGCTGGAATTGGTAGGATTATGGGAGGAACTGGAGCTGAGGTTGAGGTCTGGAATACTGTTGGGGGCATTGGCTTTTGAGTTGGCCTTGGAGAGCTTTTGTTTCAGCTCAGATAGCAGTGCTTGATTCTCCTGGTTGAGAAGCTGTGCTTTCTTCCTTAGCCTCTCATTCTCTTTCATTATGTAGCAGTTCTGC comes from the Hevea brasiliensis isolate MT/VB/25A 57/8 chromosome 5, ASM3005281v1, whole genome shotgun sequence genome and includes:
- the LOC110634361 gene encoding protein LITTLE ZIPPER 4, producing MERLNSKLYLQNCYIMKENERLRKKAQLLNQENQALLSELKQKLSKANSKANAPNSIPDLNLSSSSSHNPTNSSTN